A genomic region of Salvelinus alpinus chromosome 12, SLU_Salpinus.1, whole genome shotgun sequence contains the following coding sequences:
- the LOC139535931 gene encoding EEF1A lysine methyltransferase 3-like isoform X2, giving the protein MLPVDDGLFADTFSDDSVYKFIGQELKISQVFSANLGVAAPVWDAALHLCRYFEENSLNLKGKRIIELGAGTGIVGILAARLGADVTLTDLPLAVPQLQSNVSANMPSSGWPSVAPSVLPLSWGQDQHIFPMDWDLVLGADIVYLSETYPLLLDTLVHLCKVRAVVYLSSKMREEHGTPGFYGDTLPQRFHVKLEHRDPTQNINIYSATLRGKQ; this is encoded by the exons ATGTTACCTGTAGACGACGGTTTATTTGCTGATACATTTTCTGATGATAGCGTGTACAAATTCATCGGTCAAGAGTTAAAGATCAGCCAGGTGTTCAGCGCCAACCTCGGCGTGGCAGCGCCAGTGTGGGACGCC GCGCTTCATCTATGCCGCTATTTCGAGGAAAACTCGCTCAACCTGAAAGGAAAGCGCATCATTGAGTTGGGCGCAGGGACTGGCATTGTTGGCATTTTGGCAGCACGTTTGG GAGCGGATGTGACCTTGACAGACCTCCCCCTTGCTGTCCCTCAACTGCAAAGCAACGTCTCAGCCAACATGCCGTCCTCCGGCTGGCCTTCTGTTGCCCCCtccgtcctccccctctcctgggGCCAAGACCAGCACATCTTCCCCATGGACTGGGACCTGGTACTGGGTGCAGACATTGTGTACCTGTCTGAGACTTACCCCCTCCTGCTGGACACACTGGTTCACCTGTGCAAGGTCAGGGCAGTGGTGTACCTCTCATCCAAGATGCGAGAAGAGCACGGAACGCCTGGCTTCTATGGAGACACTCTGCCACAGAGGTTCCATGTCAAGCTGGAGCACCGCGACCCCACACAGAACATCAACATCTACAGCGCTACTCTGAGAGGGAAGCAGTGA
- the LOC139535931 gene encoding EEF1A lysine methyltransferase 3-like isoform X1 encodes MAEYGEEEGFMLPVDDGLFADTFSDDSVYKFIGQELKISQVFSANLGVAAPVWDAALHLCRYFEENSLNLKGKRIIELGAGTGIVGILAARLGADVTLTDLPLAVPQLQSNVSANMPSSGWPSVAPSVLPLSWGQDQHIFPMDWDLVLGADIVYLSETYPLLLDTLVHLCKVRAVVYLSSKMREEHGTPGFYGDTLPQRFHVKLEHRDPTQNINIYSATLRGKQ; translated from the exons atggcagaatatggagaggaagagggattcATGTTACCTGTAGACGACGGTTTATTTGCTGATACATTTTCTGATGATAGCGTGTACAAATTCATCGGTCAAGAGTTAAAGATCAGCCAGGTGTTCAGCGCCAACCTCGGCGTGGCAGCGCCAGTGTGGGACGCC GCGCTTCATCTATGCCGCTATTTCGAGGAAAACTCGCTCAACCTGAAAGGAAAGCGCATCATTGAGTTGGGCGCAGGGACTGGCATTGTTGGCATTTTGGCAGCACGTTTGG GAGCGGATGTGACCTTGACAGACCTCCCCCTTGCTGTCCCTCAACTGCAAAGCAACGTCTCAGCCAACATGCCGTCCTCCGGCTGGCCTTCTGTTGCCCCCtccgtcctccccctctcctgggGCCAAGACCAGCACATCTTCCCCATGGACTGGGACCTGGTACTGGGTGCAGACATTGTGTACCTGTCTGAGACTTACCCCCTCCTGCTGGACACACTGGTTCACCTGTGCAAGGTCAGGGCAGTGGTGTACCTCTCATCCAAGATGCGAGAAGAGCACGGAACGCCTGGCTTCTATGGAGACACTCTGCCACAGAGGTTCCATGTCAAGCTGGAGCACCGCGACCCCACACAGAACATCAACATCTACAGCGCTACTCTGAGAGGGAAGCAGTGA
- the LOC139535933 gene encoding syntaxin-16-like isoform X2 — protein MATRRLTDAFLLMRNNAIQNRHILAEQVSTYGTRRTLSTRSNAALADDRMALVSGIRLDPEAAIGVTKRLPPKWVDGVDEIQYEITRVRQKMKELAALHDKHMNRPTLDDSSEEEHAIEITTQEITQMFHRCQRAVTGLQSRCGHCTEQEERLLRNVVSSLAGSLQELSTNFRHTQSSYLKRMKNREERSKHFFDSGPLMEDEDIALYDRGFTGDQLILVEQNTVMVEEREREVRQIVQSISDLNEIFRDLAGMVVEQGTVLDRIDFNVEQSCVKTEEGLKQLQKAEQYQKKNRKMLVILILTVIVVVLILILFGTKF, from the exons ATGGCAACTAGGCGCTTGACCGATGCCTTCTTATTAATGCGGAACAATGCAATCCAAAATCGTCATATATTGGCTGAGCAAGTGAGTACATACGGCACCCGTCGTACTCTGAGTACACGTAGCAATGCTGCG TTGGCTGATGACCGCATGGCCCTGGTCTCTGGGATACGTTTGGACCCAGAAGCTGCCATCGGAGTCACCAAGAGACTGCCGCCCAAGTgggtagatggggtagatgag ATTCAGTATGAAATCACACGGGTCCGGCAGAAAATGAAGGAGCTGGCCGCCCTCCATGATAAGCACATGAACCGTCCCACCCTGGATGACAGCAGTGAAGAAGAGCATGCCATAGAGATCACTACTCAGGAGATCACACAG atgttccaCCGGTGTCAGCGTGCGGTGACAGGTCTGCAGTCTCGCTGTGGCCACTGCACAGAGCAGGAGGAGAGGCTTCTGAGAAATGTGGTGTCCTCGTTGGCAGGGAGCCTGCAGGAGCTGTCCACCAACTTCAGACACACACAGTCCAGTTACCTGAAAC GCATGAAGAATCGCGAGGAGAGATCAAAGCACTTTTTTGACTCCGGTCCTCTAATGGAGGATGAAGATATAGCACTATATGACAGG GGGTTTACAGGTGACCAGCTGATCCTGGTAGAGCAGAACACAGTGATGGTGGAGGAACGTGAGAGAGAGGTCAGACAAATAGTCCAGTCCATCTCTGACCTGAATGAGATTTTCCGAGACCTGGCTGGAATGGTGGTGGAACAG GGCACAGTACTTGACAGAATTGACTTCAATGTGGAGCAATCGTGTGTCAAAACAGAAGAGGGGTTGAAACAGTTACAAAAG GCTGAACAGTATCAGAAGAAAAACCGAAAGATGCTGGTCATTTTAATCCTTACTGTTATAGTTGTCGTTCTAATACTTATTCTATTTGGGACCAAGTTCTAG
- the LOC139535933 gene encoding syntaxin-16-like isoform X4 — translation MATRRLTDAFLLMRNNAIQNRHILAEQLADDRMALVSGIRLDPEAAIGVTKRLPPKWVDGVDEIQYEITRVRQKMKELAALHDKHMNRPTLDDSSEEEHAIEITTQEITQMFHRCQRAVTGLQSRCGHCTEQEERLLRNVVSSLAGSLQELSTNFRHTQSSYLKRMKNREERSKHFFDSGPLMEDEDIALYDRGFTGDQLILVEQNTVMVEEREREVRQIVQSISDLNEIFRDLAGMVVEQGTVLDRIDFNVEQSCVKTEEGLKQLQKAEQYQKKNRKMLVILILTVIVVVLILILFGTKF, via the exons ATGGCAACTAGGCGCTTGACCGATGCCTTCTTATTAATGCGGAACAATGCAATCCAAAATCGTCATATATTGGCTGAGCAA TTGGCTGATGACCGCATGGCCCTGGTCTCTGGGATACGTTTGGACCCAGAAGCTGCCATCGGAGTCACCAAGAGACTGCCGCCCAAGTgggtagatggggtagatgag ATTCAGTATGAAATCACACGGGTCCGGCAGAAAATGAAGGAGCTGGCCGCCCTCCATGATAAGCACATGAACCGTCCCACCCTGGATGACAGCAGTGAAGAAGAGCATGCCATAGAGATCACTACTCAGGAGATCACACAG atgttccaCCGGTGTCAGCGTGCGGTGACAGGTCTGCAGTCTCGCTGTGGCCACTGCACAGAGCAGGAGGAGAGGCTTCTGAGAAATGTGGTGTCCTCGTTGGCAGGGAGCCTGCAGGAGCTGTCCACCAACTTCAGACACACACAGTCCAGTTACCTGAAAC GCATGAAGAATCGCGAGGAGAGATCAAAGCACTTTTTTGACTCCGGTCCTCTAATGGAGGATGAAGATATAGCACTATATGACAGG GGGTTTACAGGTGACCAGCTGATCCTGGTAGAGCAGAACACAGTGATGGTGGAGGAACGTGAGAGAGAGGTCAGACAAATAGTCCAGTCCATCTCTGACCTGAATGAGATTTTCCGAGACCTGGCTGGAATGGTGGTGGAACAG GGCACAGTACTTGACAGAATTGACTTCAATGTGGAGCAATCGTGTGTCAAAACAGAAGAGGGGTTGAAACAGTTACAAAAG GCTGAACAGTATCAGAAGAAAAACCGAAAGATGCTGGTCATTTTAATCCTTACTGTTATAGTTGTCGTTCTAATACTTATTCTATTTGGGACCAAGTTCTAG
- the LOC139535933 gene encoding syntaxin-16-like isoform X3 → MATRRLTDAFLLMRNNAIQNRHILAEQVSTYGTRRTLSTRSNAADAGPFTNAVYLADDRMALVSGIRLDPEAAIGVTKRLPPKWVDGVDEIQYEITRVRQKMKELAALHDKHMNRPTLDDSSEEEHAIEITTQEITQMFHRCQRAVTGLQSRCGHCTEQEERLLRNVVSSLAGSLQELSTNFRHTQSSYLKRMKNREERSKHFFDSGPLMEDEDIALYDRGFTGDQLILVEQNTVMVEEREREVRQIVQSISDLNEIFRDLAGMVVEQGTVLDRIDFNVEQSCVKTEEGLKQLQKAEQYQKKNRKMLVILILTVIVVVLILILFGTKF, encoded by the exons ATGGCAACTAGGCGCTTGACCGATGCCTTCTTATTAATGCGGAACAATGCAATCCAAAATCGTCATATATTGGCTGAGCAAGTGAGTACATACGGCACCCGTCGTACTCTGAGTACACGTAGCAATGCTGCG GATGCAGGGCCTTTTACAAATGCTGTCTAT TTGGCTGATGACCGCATGGCCCTGGTCTCTGGGATACGTTTGGACCCAGAAGCTGCCATCGGAGTCACCAAGAGACTGCCGCCCAAGTgggtagatggggtagatgag ATTCAGTATGAAATCACACGGGTCCGGCAGAAAATGAAGGAGCTGGCCGCCCTCCATGATAAGCACATGAACCGTCCCACCCTGGATGACAGCAGTGAAGAAGAGCATGCCATAGAGATCACTACTCAGGAGATCACACAG atgttccaCCGGTGTCAGCGTGCGGTGACAGGTCTGCAGTCTCGCTGTGGCCACTGCACAGAGCAGGAGGAGAGGCTTCTGAGAAATGTGGTGTCCTCGTTGGCAGGGAGCCTGCAGGAGCTGTCCACCAACTTCAGACACACACAGTCCAGTTACCTGAAAC GCATGAAGAATCGCGAGGAGAGATCAAAGCACTTTTTTGACTCCGGTCCTCTAATGGAGGATGAAGATATAGCACTATATGACAGG GGGTTTACAGGTGACCAGCTGATCCTGGTAGAGCAGAACACAGTGATGGTGGAGGAACGTGAGAGAGAGGTCAGACAAATAGTCCAGTCCATCTCTGACCTGAATGAGATTTTCCGAGACCTGGCTGGAATGGTGGTGGAACAG GGCACAGTACTTGACAGAATTGACTTCAATGTGGAGCAATCGTGTGTCAAAACAGAAGAGGGGTTGAAACAGTTACAAAAG GCTGAACAGTATCAGAAGAAAAACCGAAAGATGCTGGTCATTTTAATCCTTACTGTTATAGTTGTCGTTCTAATACTTATTCTATTTGGGACCAAGTTCTAG
- the LOC139535933 gene encoding syntaxin-16-like isoform X5 yields MATRRLTDAFLLMRNNAIQNRHILAEQDAGPFTNAVYLADDRMALVSGIRLDPEAAIGVTKRLPPKWVDGVDEIQYEITRVRQKMKELAALHDKHMNRPTLDDSSEEEHAIEITTQEITQMFHRCQRAVTGLQSRCGHCTEQEERLLRNVVSSLAGSLQELSTNFRHTQSSYLKRMKNREERSKHFFDSGPLMEDEDIALYDRGFTGDQLILVEQNTVMVEEREREVRQIVQSISDLNEIFRDLAGMVVEQGTVLDRIDFNVEQSCVKTEEGLKQLQKAEQYQKKNRKMLVILILTVIVVVLILILFGTKF; encoded by the exons ATGGCAACTAGGCGCTTGACCGATGCCTTCTTATTAATGCGGAACAATGCAATCCAAAATCGTCATATATTGGCTGAGCAA GATGCAGGGCCTTTTACAAATGCTGTCTAT TTGGCTGATGACCGCATGGCCCTGGTCTCTGGGATACGTTTGGACCCAGAAGCTGCCATCGGAGTCACCAAGAGACTGCCGCCCAAGTgggtagatggggtagatgag ATTCAGTATGAAATCACACGGGTCCGGCAGAAAATGAAGGAGCTGGCCGCCCTCCATGATAAGCACATGAACCGTCCCACCCTGGATGACAGCAGTGAAGAAGAGCATGCCATAGAGATCACTACTCAGGAGATCACACAG atgttccaCCGGTGTCAGCGTGCGGTGACAGGTCTGCAGTCTCGCTGTGGCCACTGCACAGAGCAGGAGGAGAGGCTTCTGAGAAATGTGGTGTCCTCGTTGGCAGGGAGCCTGCAGGAGCTGTCCACCAACTTCAGACACACACAGTCCAGTTACCTGAAAC GCATGAAGAATCGCGAGGAGAGATCAAAGCACTTTTTTGACTCCGGTCCTCTAATGGAGGATGAAGATATAGCACTATATGACAGG GGGTTTACAGGTGACCAGCTGATCCTGGTAGAGCAGAACACAGTGATGGTGGAGGAACGTGAGAGAGAGGTCAGACAAATAGTCCAGTCCATCTCTGACCTGAATGAGATTTTCCGAGACCTGGCTGGAATGGTGGTGGAACAG GGCACAGTACTTGACAGAATTGACTTCAATGTGGAGCAATCGTGTGTCAAAACAGAAGAGGGGTTGAAACAGTTACAAAAG GCTGAACAGTATCAGAAGAAAAACCGAAAGATGCTGGTCATTTTAATCCTTACTGTTATAGTTGTCGTTCTAATACTTATTCTATTTGGGACCAAGTTCTAG
- the LOC139535933 gene encoding syntaxin-16-like isoform X1, which translates to MATRRLTDAFLLMRNNAIQNRHILAEQVSTYGTRRTLSTRSNAAELDELADDRMALVSGIRLDPEAAIGVTKRLPPKWVDGVDEIQYEITRVRQKMKELAALHDKHMNRPTLDDSSEEEHAIEITTQEITQMFHRCQRAVTGLQSRCGHCTEQEERLLRNVVSSLAGSLQELSTNFRHTQSSYLKRMKNREERSKHFFDSGPLMEDEDIALYDRGFTGDQLILVEQNTVMVEEREREVRQIVQSISDLNEIFRDLAGMVVEQGTVLDRIDFNVEQSCVKTEEGLKQLQKAEQYQKKNRKMLVILILTVIVVVLILILFGTKF; encoded by the exons ATGGCAACTAGGCGCTTGACCGATGCCTTCTTATTAATGCGGAACAATGCAATCCAAAATCGTCATATATTGGCTGAGCAAGTGAGTACATACGGCACCCGTCGTACTCTGAGTACACGTAGCAATGCTGCG GAGCTTGATGAG TTGGCTGATGACCGCATGGCCCTGGTCTCTGGGATACGTTTGGACCCAGAAGCTGCCATCGGAGTCACCAAGAGACTGCCGCCCAAGTgggtagatggggtagatgag ATTCAGTATGAAATCACACGGGTCCGGCAGAAAATGAAGGAGCTGGCCGCCCTCCATGATAAGCACATGAACCGTCCCACCCTGGATGACAGCAGTGAAGAAGAGCATGCCATAGAGATCACTACTCAGGAGATCACACAG atgttccaCCGGTGTCAGCGTGCGGTGACAGGTCTGCAGTCTCGCTGTGGCCACTGCACAGAGCAGGAGGAGAGGCTTCTGAGAAATGTGGTGTCCTCGTTGGCAGGGAGCCTGCAGGAGCTGTCCACCAACTTCAGACACACACAGTCCAGTTACCTGAAAC GCATGAAGAATCGCGAGGAGAGATCAAAGCACTTTTTTGACTCCGGTCCTCTAATGGAGGATGAAGATATAGCACTATATGACAGG GGGTTTACAGGTGACCAGCTGATCCTGGTAGAGCAGAACACAGTGATGGTGGAGGAACGTGAGAGAGAGGTCAGACAAATAGTCCAGTCCATCTCTGACCTGAATGAGATTTTCCGAGACCTGGCTGGAATGGTGGTGGAACAG GGCACAGTACTTGACAGAATTGACTTCAATGTGGAGCAATCGTGTGTCAAAACAGAAGAGGGGTTGAAACAGTTACAAAAG GCTGAACAGTATCAGAAGAAAAACCGAAAGATGCTGGTCATTTTAATCCTTACTGTTATAGTTGTCGTTCTAATACTTATTCTATTTGGGACCAAGTTCTAG